From a single Pyxidicoccus xibeiensis genomic region:
- a CDS encoding right-handed parallel beta-helix repeat-containing protein, with product MSWKQRGSLALLTLGLAACGGPAGTEAPAAEAAALEPEDAQPAPSVEPGPTTVQVGHAEEPPSPGPAGEPWVPQPPPPEHREPRTLVVPKHYATIQAAIDAASPGDTVYVAPGVYSEHVTLRSGIRLLGAGAPITLWDGQGEARNLIDFTGARDVEISGFTFRNVGSKTHCIMTYNPGRWCSGDWYAAAIYADGHDFNTSARVWNNVFVHNGTAVLLYFHALAEVRNNLFLENEHALAFNSIQDVSSAEGNIFWNNTSLAIGVLSGFIDLRRNVIAGSYVGLSHAHTQTGDIRCNVFLRNEHHLWDPRQAPPRVVMGENGNVVLDPLFEDPEAGDFRLRADSPLKGVDCFGSRLDTVGLTATP from the coding sequence ATGTCCTGGAAGCAACGTGGCTCACTCGCACTTCTCACGCTGGGCCTGGCGGCCTGCGGAGGCCCGGCAGGCACCGAGGCTCCTGCTGCTGAAGCCGCCGCGCTCGAGCCCGAGGACGCGCAGCCGGCGCCCTCGGTGGAACCCGGCCCCACGACGGTGCAGGTCGGCCATGCGGAGGAGCCGCCCTCCCCCGGGCCCGCTGGCGAGCCGTGGGTGCCGCAGCCGCCCCCGCCCGAGCACCGCGAGCCCCGCACCCTCGTCGTCCCCAAGCACTACGCCACCATCCAGGCCGCCATCGACGCGGCCTCCCCCGGTGACACGGTCTACGTCGCCCCGGGCGTCTACTCCGAGCACGTCACCCTGCGCAGCGGCATCCGTCTGCTCGGCGCAGGCGCCCCCATCACCCTCTGGGACGGCCAGGGTGAGGCGCGGAACCTCATCGACTTCACCGGCGCCCGCGACGTGGAGATCTCCGGCTTCACCTTCCGGAACGTGGGCTCGAAGACCCACTGCATCATGACCTACAACCCGGGCCGCTGGTGCTCGGGGGACTGGTACGCCGCCGCCATCTACGCGGACGGGCATGACTTCAACACGTCGGCGCGAGTGTGGAACAACGTCTTCGTGCACAACGGCACGGCCGTCCTGCTCTACTTCCATGCACTCGCCGAGGTGCGCAACAACCTGTTCCTGGAGAACGAGCACGCGCTCGCCTTCAACAGCATCCAGGATGTCTCCAGCGCCGAGGGCAACATCTTCTGGAACAACACCTCGCTCGCCATCGGCGTGCTGTCGGGCTTCATCGACCTGCGCCGCAACGTCATCGCGGGCTCGTATGTCGGCCTCAGCCACGCGCACACCCAGACCGGCGACATCCGCTGCAATGTCTTCCTCCGGAACGAGCACCACCTCTGGGACCCCCGCCAGGCCCCGCCGCGCGTGGTCATGGGTGAGAACGGCAACGTGGTCCTGGACCCGTTGTTCGAGGACCCCGAGGCGGGCGACTTCCGCCTCCGGGCCGACTCCCCGCTGAAGGGCGTCGACTGCTTCGGCTCCCGCCTGGACACGGTCGGCCTCACCGCCACGCCCTGA